tgatcaGGGATGACATCAGCTTTTAGATGGCATCGTCCTGAGGTACTTCTAGAGATGTGGGCATTATGCTAATAGATGCTGGACGAGGGCCATCTGCATCATGAAGGGCATATTCACCAGCTCCAGTCAGGTACGTGGATGCAGAGCCTCTGGAGCTTGACCACGTTCTTTATAAGGGGTGTGTCAACCCAGAGCTCGTCATGCTTGGGCTGCCTTCAGAATCCACCACAGAACCAGCACTTTGAACAGCCTCTGACTGCCACTAACCTAGGCCTAGCACACCACTTTTTAAATTTGATGGCCGGCTCACACACAAGTATGATGACACAAAAATCCAACTCGTGCTTGCAAAAAAGATCCCAGACAAACGGTAAACACAGCAGATGGTTCTTCTTCAAGAAATAAcctgaggaaaaaagaagatggctgcaaagatgaaaATTTGTTTGGGTGAAGTAACATATATGCCCGGATAAAGGCCATGATACGGCCACAAGCAGCTCCAGTACCTCGAATGCTGCTCAAATACAGCAGAAATGCTCTGTAGCAACCTCCGCATACTGAATAGACCAGTACCACTACAGATTGTATAACATCTGTGCTGATTTTTAACAGAAACAACTTGAAATCCCCAAACACACTTGTCTAGTTGCTCTAAATCCACTATTTCAGAAAGGTTCTGCTTTctattgttttttccccctttgggTCTGTTAGAGAACGATAGTTGTTCTGTTTTGGTAATGTTGTTATTTTGCACTAAAAATACAGTATAAAATATTGAATGATTTTTTGTCATGTCTGTTAATATTACTGAAAAAGTCAAGTGAttagaaaacaaaaggaagttGACCCTGctgggagaggtgaggaggctTGGCCCAGGCCAGTCCTGCGAACCAGGTGTCTCTTATTGAGTTGGAAACCCTAGTTGGGGCTCATGCTCTGGGTTTGTATAAAGCACCTGGAGGCAGTTCTGACTCACAAGTCTTCAGTGTTCGCACATTAGCTGGACCTTCCTTGTCTGAATGAGCATCCAGTGTGTGGGGTGCTTCCCTCCTAAAATTCCCTGTGGACTTTCCTGAGCCTGGATTATCTTATGGACTTTCTTGCACTCTCTTGGGCTTCTCTCTGGCCATCTGCCTGATGGTTTTAGACTTGTCAGTGCTGTCAGATGTCAGCCTTAGGGCTTTGGACAAGATTCTGCCCCAGGACCCCAGCTTATGGACATCTCATGTGCTTAGAGGACACGTTCTTAGGCCCATCGGATTGTCAGATTGTGGTGTTTGCTCAATTTTTCAGATGTGATTCCttatgtttatttgttgttCTGTCCAGTGTGTACTTTTTTACCTTTAATTTGATTTCCCCTTTATTTATAATGCTACATCTATTAAGCCCAATTCTTATTTGCAATAATGAATAATGTGAAAGCTGGGAATGGAACTGGCTATGCCACCTTGCCCTTATCTATCAAACAGGGGTCTGCCTTTGGGCCTAATCTGTGTTTCCAGAGTGGCTCAGTAGGCTGGTTTAATCCCAGAACTTTTCTGTCCACATACTGAAGTGTCTTTAAGCAAGATTCAAACCATACTGAGTGGATGGAGACCTAAAATATGAAGTGTTTTGAGAGACTGGATTACAAGACTAAATTTCCTTTAATTGACTAAACACAATGAGATTCTATGACCTCTAAAGCAAGTCTATCTTCATTTAGAAAACACAATCtaaacattgtgaaatgaggtGACCTCTTTCGGCACCTTCATTCATGCACAAATAATATGAATGGGCTCTCGACTGACCCCCCCCCTTGCTTGAATATGCATGACTGAGAAGCACATATATGGCTGAACGAGGCAAACAAAACCATCTCCTAAACTGGCAGTGACCAACCCCAAATCAGCTTTACGTTGTCAGCAGGTGGAGCAAGAGCTCTCAGAGTTCTGTGCAGCCTCTAGTGTGAGGAAAAGCCTGCACTTCTGCTGTGATTCCACTCACTGAATATAGAAGGATTTGGAGTGTGCCGGGTTAACAGGCCTAAACCTGCCAGTCTTGAGAGCTGTGCTGATATTCTTCAGCCTAACTATCTCATGAATAACAGTTTAGAGTAGTATGTTGTATGATTTTGGTAGATGAGGAAAATAAGATATTTCGGCAATTTTTATCTATGTTCTTTCTTTGTAAAGTGTAGctgtagaaaaaaagaaatattaagACATCCAGGCAGGCAAATGTAATGAAACTTTTACAGCCTTTTTACTGATTTTCCCTGCATCCAACCACATGAACACTTTACTCTCTAATGCAACACAAGTAAAGGAATTCTTACCCCATTTGAACATCATCATGGTCAGCAACAGAGTCTTTAGATTCAGGGTAATTTCTGGCATCTCCATTGTCTTGGTGCTTGATCCTCACCCAGGTCTGAACTCTGGCTggaaagttttgtttttatcctGTATACAGAGGCTGGTGGACTACATGCTGCCCATGCATGGCTTCTGCTGAAGGCTCCACTGGATTCAGCCAGCCCCCCTTCACAGTGTAATCATCCATGAGAGCAAAGAGAGGGCAGGAAAACATGAGCTGGATTAAAACTTGCTCCTGTTGAATCTATTACTGGAATCTATTACTCTATTACGGAAGAATCGGCAACTCCCACACAAAATCACAACCAACATTCAATCCACACATGATTTAAACCAATTAAATTGGATTTTTCATGGCTGTGCATAACGATGATAGATAACTCATTTCATTAGTTTCTGACAGGATAACAGGATTTGTTTAGCTATTCTGGCTTTTATTCAACTACCCTAAGAGCACTTAAGTGAATTCTTTAAAGAACTAGAGGCCTCTGTGGAGATCCTGGTGTGAGCCTCTGTGCTTCCCCGTGGAGGTCTTTAAATCCAGGCCAGGTTTTGTTAACTGATGTCTTCAGCCACTTTTATTGGCTCGCTTGTAATGAGCTTAGTCAGACAGTCATCTGCTAGCCTGCTATGCACTTGTTGTGTCCCCATCAACTCCAATCCCACAGTGCtactcctctgtgtgtgtgtgtgtgtgtgtgtggggggggggggggggtatgcgCGTGCATGCTTGTGTTAACTGGAATGTCACACAAATACAGTTACAACAGCTTGGCTATTGTGTATTAACTGACACATATCTGAGTTATCATGTTATCATGTGATACTACGCCCGTTAAACACCTGATGAAGATCGAACCTGTACGTTTTGGCTTTGATCTCGGCAATGGCCTTTGATCTTTGTAACTCAGGGAACTTTTTTCTGACATTCTTGCAGTCACAATGCTTTTTGGAATAATGATTACGTCTTTACAAAACTTGGTAAGTTGACATTTGTATTTAAACAGGTGGTTGCAAgataaatacatattttaatcGTTTACTGTATTCATATTTATTCAGAAAAATAAGAAGGTCCTGAGCGGAAAGAGAATACCGGAAAAGGCGGGACTTCGCGGTCCTATTGTCTGTGACACCGGAAGTGATTCTATTTCGTGTATAGCTTTGGTCTTGCAGGTAAATAAACCGAATACAATTCTCACCTTGTTTGCTTGTAAAACTCTAAGGACATTACATACATTCCGTTTGATGTTTGGAGGTCTTTACTGCGTAATATTAACACAAATAGAGTGTACGCAGACCTTTTAGACAAAATTCAGGGTTTCGGTTTTACCAGCAGCGTTGCCATTATCCTGTGATTTGATGCAGTTTGAGCATGGAAGCCACCTATCTAGGACTCTAGAACTTCCTGCTCGGGAAATATATACTGGAACTAGATTGGGAGCATTATAAAATCCTCACTTAATGGAATCTTATATTCCTAATATCGGTTTATCATGTTATTTTAGATACGAACCTCGGTTACGTGGATAAACGCTGCAACTTGAATGTTGACAGTTTAGCTTGACAGCTAACGTTGCTATGTGAAGCCCTGAAAGTGTCGATAAGGAAAACCCTGCAACTCAAGCTGGTAattatttcatctttatttttgatttatttgtttatattCTTGTTGCAATCTGATACGTCGGCATCGTCGTATGATATTGTTGGTGTGTGTAAACATGTTGACTAAATTTAGCTTAAACACAGGAGTAGCTAATGTGTGAGGTGTGGACGATTAGTTAAAATGTTGGAATTTCTTctacaaatgtgctttttagTAATTTAATAAGGTAAGCACAAACAGGAATTGGTCACCTCACAAGCTATTGTAATGCATTATTTGATAAGTCGTCCTGTAGCTTAAcctgtttctttttcaaatgATTGAACTTCAAAAGGTTTAAATGCAAACTGTAAGTTAGCTTTCCTCCTAATAATGTCGACTCAGTGAGTCCTGGTAATGCTAACCAATGCTAACGTGGCTTGTATGAAAACATTGCTGAAGGTGTTGCAGGTGTTGCTCTCATGTGCCCATGGAGAAGGCGGCTTTTGAGGGGTGGCTGGAGTCGGTCTCCACCACTTTCCTTTCTTTGAACGACCAGCAGCGTAACCAGTCACTGGACCACCTCATTTCCTTAAGTGGTGCTGAACAACTCCGTCATCTGTCTAATGGACTGGAAACACTGCTCAAGCGTGACTTCCTGCGCCTCCTTCCCCTTGAGCTGGCCTTCTACCTGATGCGTTGGCTGGATCCTGAGACCCTACTCACCTGCTGCTTGGTCTGCAAACAGTGGAATAAGGTAAAATAGGCCCTGATGTCTTCTAATGTCTGAGGGAATGTCATAGACAGACATGTAAAAGGTGCctgtagaggaggagagacggctCAGAGTCATGAACACCgtgaggcagcagcacagcgTCCACACCCGATGGTGACGTTGGTACTTCATTTGCCAAAGATCTTCTTGTGCTTGTTTTTGAAGGCTAATTAAAACTACACATAATTCTAATAAGAAAGAAGATTATAGTACATTAAAGACTATAATCATCAGTATACTATCATTTGTTTAttgatgtatgtatgtatgtatatatacatatttatatatagtcCTGAAACTAACATCAATTTGTAAAATGTGTATAACTACACTATACACTAATTCAAATATGGGATATGGAATTGTAATAGAATAAGGTGGTGCATGAGCAGAGGGGTTAATACTGTGAAATCTTAATTAAAACAGGTGCAAAACAAATATCACATATCTACTGTAGAATCTGCCCTCATGATCTTAGTCTGGACATCAAAAGGAGACAAACTAATGGGATATATTGCACATTTTCACCGAGCGACTTTATTTTCCACCTTACAGGTGATAAGCTCTTGCACGGAGGTGTGGCAGGGGGTGTGTCGGAAGCTGGGATGGAGGATCGACGAGTCCATTCAGGACGCGTCACACTGGAAAGGAGTTTACCTGAAGGCTAAACTCCGAATGATGCAGCTGAAAGATGAGGAGGCTTTCGAGACCTCGTCTCTAATTGGCCACAGTGCCAGAGTCTACGCCCTCTACTACAAGGACGGCCTTCTGTGCACAGGTACAGCCGCACTGCTCACGTTTCCACTGCTTGGGTTGGACTGCTTGAGTTGTTGTCACAGTCAGGCTCCTCCATTATGTCCAGGTGCTAATGAAAATAAGGCATCTGATCCATCTCCATCGTTCACACGCATACAGGAAACCCTACAGTGGTTCATTATGAGGGGAGAAAGACCTCAGCGACATTAAGTTTGTATGACTTTTGAATTCAGCCAAAACGAGCAACACAGTATTACAAAGTAGTGTTGGCATGTGTGGAGCACCATCCCAGACATCACAGATGAGGCTGACTGGGTTCACAGGCTGGAGCGCTGCTGTGCTGCACCATGACAGCACCCTGATGATTGGAGGGaatgcttcacctgtgctcttCATTGGCCCAGTCAGCTTCAGAAATAGAAGTGTCTGGAACACATTCTTCCACTTTCATGTTTTGCAGATATTCTGTGTATTAAGTGACAATTCTGTGAAACGAATGAGGTGAAATCCATGAGAGCACCGAGGGGGTTCTGATCTTCTGCCACAGTTCCGGGCTGGCCGCGGTTAaacctgtcctcctgctgtttAGGTTCTGATGACCTCTCTGTCAAACTGTGGGACGTGCGTACAGGACAGTGCATTTATGGCATccagacacacacgtgtgccACTGTGAAGTTCGATGAACAGAAGCTGGTGACCGGGTCCTTTGACAACACCATAGCATGCTGGGAGTGGAGCACAGGAGCCAAGATCCAGCACTTCCGGAGCCACACAGGAGCAGGTGGGCTGAATTGCTGCTTCTGGACCACCTGAATAGACTGCAAATGACTTAAAatgtgaacatgtgtgtgtccagtgttcAGTGTGGACTACAacgatgagctggacctgctggtcaGCGGCTCTGCAGACTTCACTGTGAAGGTGTGGGCTTTGTCTGCTGGTGCGTGTCTGAACACGCTGACTGGACACACAGAGTGGGTCACCAAGGTGAGAGCTTTGGACTTAGTCAAAGCAGTTTCTGATGCCTTCTGTATTTATTCAGCAAATGTTTAATGTGATGATGATCATCTTCCTCAAGGTGATACTACAGAAAAGTGAAGTGGAGTCTGTGGTGCACAGTCCTGGGGATTACATCCTCCTGAGTGCTGATAAGTATGAGATTAAGGTAGGAGTTGTCAGTGTTGCTGACCCGTGTGAGCTCCTCCCGCTCAACGGTGCAGAAGATGAAGCAAACgctgttctgtcctctgcaggtctGGCCTTTAGGCAGGGAGATTAACTGCAAGTGTTTGAAGACGCTGTCGGTGTCTGAGGACCGCAGCATCAGCCTTCAGCCCCGCCTGCAGTTTGATGGACGCTACATTGTGTGCAGCTCTGACCTGGGTGTTTATCAGTGGGACTTTGCTAGTTTTGAGATCGTCAGGCAAGTGTtgacgcttgtgtgtgtgtgtgtgtgtgtgtgtgtgtgtgtgtgtgtgtgtgtgtgtgtgtgtgtgtgtgtgtgtgtgtgtgtgtgacccatgCCGAGGTGCTGCTGATGCTTGCCAACGCTCATGTTGGTCTTCTGGCCTTGAACGTTCCTCTGGACTcggctgccacctgctggccttGAGGCCcaagtcctcctcctctgacgaCCCCACAGACCAGTTTAGCACGGTTCTgcagcagtgatgtcattgCAGCTCTGGCTGCTGCCCTCACCATATAGTTTGTGCTCCTTTTGGACCAGTTTAGGAGAGATTGATGAAAATGAAAGTCTAAATTGTGACATCTGTTTTGGACAGCAGAGAGTGAAGGAGATGCATGACTTGACCTTTATTATGTGAAGGAAACACTTCTGCCAGTGTTGATGGTCATGACTTAACACACAGCCACGCAAATCTGAGATCATTTAGTCTGTGATGGTGCTGAGAAAAATACTCTCATGTTAAATaatgatgaataaaaaaaatcatgtttgcATTTGCACAAGACAAGACCTTTGTAATTGCTTATTGAGATAAACAGAATCAAGGGTTAACTGAGCTAAATTGAACCTTTATTTAATTAGCTGTAGGAGCTGCATGAAGTATTTACATTCAGTATAAATGTGAGAGAGacaagttttattttctgtgattTTGGATCAGATTTGAGGAGACGGCGGATGCAGGACGCGCTGCCACCTAaaggctgtgtttgtgtttgcagggtgATTAAAACGCGGGAGCCGGCCAACCTGTCCCTGCTGCGCTTTGGGGAGGTGTTCGCACTCTTCTTTGATAACCACTTCCTTTATGTGATGGacctgaggacagaggacatATGGGGCCGCTGGCCACTACCACCTTACAGGAAGTCCAAACGAGGATCCAGCTTCTTGGCCGGCGTCACCTCCTGGCTAAACGGACTGGACGGGCACAATGACTCTGGGCTAGTATTTGCTACCAGCATGCCCGACCATAGCATTCATTTAGTACTGTGGAAAGAAAATGGATGAGCGGCTGGTGGCAGACACGGACTATGTGAATAACCATCGATCCTGCATGGACCACGCTTTGATTTTATCTGTTGCAGCATATCCAAATGTTCATGGTGGCTGGTATTTCCCATTCTGACCAGAAGTGTAAAGCTTTTATCAGACAGAGGCTGAGACAACACCGATGGCATCAAAGattccaaaaataaaaagcccGATTATCTGTCAGCATGACTGCTCAGTGATTGGCTGTCGTACTGTCACATCCTGGTCCCGAGCATCTCCTTCCAGCCTCACAATGCAGCTGTTGGTCTGGCAGGATGACATctgggctgctgcaggactcCAACACCAGGCTGCTCCCCGCCGTTCATGAGCCAAAACGGGAggtcgcagcagcagctccattcccagcattcccagcaGTAGGCGAAGAATAAATCTAATgttgaaggaggagcagctttaTCCACATCAGACCTGTGACCAGGTTAAGAATCCCGGTGCCTTCATCTGTACTTTAAATGTAAACAGGTGACTCGACTGGCTGATGACGGCGTTTCAGTCCTGCTGGGTGTCTGGACAGGCctgacagatggggggggggggggcagtggacagttgagtgagtggatggatgaagctGCTGAGCAGCTCTGAATTCTAACTCAACTGTACCAGAATATTAAACGGATAATTGTAGACAGGAATGTAAAAagaattgttgtttttcaactgtaattaaaacaccaccaacactgTTAACATCTGGACATTTTCTTGACGTTCCATCGCTCCAACTTTGGAGGCCTCAGTGCTGCTCCTGACACAGGTGACCATCACTGATGTCTGTTCTTGTCCTGCTAGACTAAAACTAGACAAACGACCCTGCTGACGACACTCGGGTGACCACCCaaatcattagcatgctaatggtccactaGGGCCATATCTTTTGGCTCTGCCATCAGCgagtttagaactgaagaagccttctggagagaaggcaaaacatcttcaagaaaATCCCCTAACAAGTCCAGTCAAAGCAGAGATCGTACTTGGATAACTaggacctggatgattgagaatctatgCAGACATCTGGGAAAAGAACCAACTACTGGTTGACAGATCAGTCACTCTCATACCTGGATTCTGGAGTTCTTGGAGCTGTACAAACCAACAGGACTCAGAACCTTCTCACTAAACTCCACGGGGGCAGAAGACCAACCTGGAGGCCAATTTCAGGCCTAATGCAGTCAAAAGAGGTGTTTACCAAGGTGATGCGCTGTccccacatttaaaaaaaatattttctgttaTTAAATGTTGGGATGAGGCAGAAAGTGTCGGTGTATGATTCCTGAGATCAGAATCTTCAGTCATGTAATCTGTGGGTTGTTGGTTTGACTGTTAGAAAATAAAGGCTACACTGTCAAACTGAGAACATCTGCAGTTTAATGGTTTTCCTGTCAGCACAGCCGATGCAAAGATCCCAACTTTACATTCTTATTGTGGGAAACCTCCCCCCCGGTTTATTCAGGTGAAGGAATCTTGTCCTGTTCTTGGAGATTTTACTCAGGTTTCATGGGTGAGTATCTGctgtgagaggagggaaagTGCTCTTCATCTTCACTGCCGTCAAAAACAGTAACACTAATATTCACTTTGCAAGcacaaaatgaatgtttttaatgacatttaatcAAGCCTTGAGAGTACAAGGTACTTATGAACACATGACACAACAGAgtaaacagaaaacacagtCAACGTCTTTGGGTTGTGTAGATATTAATACTTCTCATAATTTAAGATTTTATAGTTTTTATAattgctgcaacagcacaaagTATCAAAGCAGCCAAGCAGACACATGCTGAGATTTCAGTATtcacatgatggatggatggatggatggatggatggatggatggtaatGAAGCAGCAGTTACATCTCTGATCACTGACATTTATGTTTCATACTGATTCTGTACAAGTTCTTCCTGAAATATTTTACTTCACTTGTGCTGCACAAACTTCTGACTGACTTCTTGTTCTGGCTGAACTAGGCTGGTCTGAGCCAGTTAGTCACCGTGGTAACCGTAGTGTGGGTCCATCCAGTCCAGTAATCCCAGTAATAAAGTCAAAGCTCGCCGCCCAGATTCTCCTTCAGATGATGTAGATGAGGGAACGTTCATGATGAAATTTACAGTATAGTCACTAATTCCCATAATGCCGTGCGGCTCTCCCCTGGCTGAACTGGCCCTGCATGTGTGGGCAACCCTCCAAAAAGGAAGGTGGATCCTCCAGCCGTGGTTgaacgtgtgtgtttgagtccaTTTACCATCCAGGAAGTAACACTGTGGAAAAGTTAACTGGCTTCATGGAAAAGGTGAAGAGCGAAGCCATTTCAGGCCTTTTCCACCTCACGGCCACCACAAACGCTGCGGTACTGGTGAGGGCCATCATGCAACAGGAGCACCTACAACAGTGTTAATCTTGGATGAGTCTAAACTCGACTGTTCAGGCTGCGTTTGAAAATCGGGGACTTAGATCCAAACTGTCACATCAGCTATGACCTGAGGACTCTCCTCAGGCTCACAATGTTCAGAAAACTAGGACTGATGCTGATGTTCCTATGGCGAAGGCTGCAGAGAGAacaactgcagcaggacccaaCGTGGGTCAAAACACGGGTGAAGCAGGGACAcagccagaaccaccagaagCTTTAGCTGATATATTCCACTGGGTCTGGCAGGTGGACGATACCTTCCAAGCACTGGAACTCCTGGGTCACTCATTCAAAGGTCATGAGGTTCAGTGGTATCTGTCAGGAGAAGAGATTCACAGTCAGTGCTGAGGtagctggaaacatctgccgcGCTCTTCAGGCTGCGCTCACTGTTACACAAACACATGAAGAAGAACATCCTGACATTCCCCGGGCTGACGCAGCATCACTGGAGGAATGAAAGACTCTATTATCCACATTAAAGTagctgcagaagaaaaaagatggcTTAAGTCCTGTCACGAAGGGTGCTTGTTAAAAAAACGACTATCTAAATATTTTGACTTTAAGGTGATTTCCTTTGCCGTGTGTGATAGCATTCAATAATACTTCAGCTAGTCTGGTCATATTTGACTTTGAATAGAGTCCCGAAGGTCAAACCATATTGGATCAAACTATTCCTGTGAATGTAGCATTGTTATTGTTACATTTAAATGAGTTCAATTCATTTCATCACAATTTCTCCAAGTCTCTTATGGTCCACAGAATCTCTAGGAGCTTTACAGAAATCCAGGGCCTGAGCCCCAACATGCTATGGTGGCAGGAAACCCCCCAACACGTGGCGACAAACACAACACCATAGACTGCAGGTGAAAACTGGCTCACTTTCaccttaattttatttattttggttttaaaaatgcaaaaatcatGAACAAGTGCCGATGCTGTGTTTAATGGGAGCATTCGGAGCCATTAGAACCCATGAAGGAGCCATCAGAAGCACCAAGAGTGAAGGGCGTGCACGTACCTTTGGTCTGCTGCCTCTACAAGCCTCTTCCAGCTTTTTGTGCCAAATGATGGCTGAAAACCTGGATCCTGTCTGGAACTTGTAAACATCACCTGCAAAAGCAAAAATGTCAGTGTGAACTCAAAGGCAAACAAAGGCAAAGAAGACAAAGACAGTAAGAAAGACCTTTGTCAGGGTTACTGAGCTGGAAAACGTTCAGCCTGGATGGATCATCTGGAAGTAGCACCATCCAGCCAGTGACACACACCTTCTTACAGGGACTGGACTTGTACTgcagagaggttggaggacaTTTGAGCTCATAACATCCACAGCTGAGCTGCAGTTGAGCTGATGTTTAACTTACGTGCTTCCTCTCCGAGGCCCTAAGTGCTTTCGCTCCATAGAACGTCAGTGTTGACCCAGAAAGACTGATCCAAAATCTAGTCCAAGAGGACAACTGAAGGACAGCAGATCAAATGGAGCAGGTGTAAATATTCCAGTCAAGTCAAATGTGATTTCATCTTGAGGAGCAGCTCTTCCCATCTTGTGGAAGTGTTTTTTATCAAAACAAAGACAGCTCTTCATCTTTAGGCAGATGACACAGATGTGATTTATTTGAAGGACCCTTAGTCAGCCCCTAATGTCTCAAATACACAGAAACGGAAAACAAAACTCTAAGACAGAGCTTCAAAACgtttagcagctacagcagcagctacagcagcagctacagcagcagcagagcagcagctacagcagcagctacagcagcagcagagcagcagctacagcagcagcagagcagcagcagctacagcagcagcagagcagcagcagcagctacagcagcagcagagcagcagctacagcagcagcatcagctaccccagcagcagctacagcagcatcagctaccccagcagcagctacagcagcagcagagcagcagcagcagctacagcagcagcagagcagcagcagcagctacagcagcagcagctacagcagcagctacagcagcagcagctacagcagcagctacagcagcagcagagcagcagcagctacagcagcagcagagcagcagcagctacagcagcagcagagcagcagcagcagctacagcagcagcagagcagcagcagcagctacagcagcagcagagcagcagcagcagctacagcagcagcagagcagcagcagcagctacagcagcatcagctaccccagcagcagctacagcagcatcagctaccccagcagcagcagagcagcagctacagcagcagcagagcagtagcagcagctacagcagcagcagctacagcagcaggagcagctacaacagcagcagcagctacagcagcagcagagcagcagctacaacagcagcagcagctacagcagcagctacagcagcagcagagcagcagctacagcagcagctacagcagcagcagagcagcagctacagcagcagcagagcagcagctacagcagcagctacagcagcagcagagcagcagctacagcagcagcagagcagcagctacagcagcagctacagcagcagctacagcagcagcagagcagcagtccACTAAACACTTGGCACCTcgctgttattgttttttttaatctgcactGATGCGTCCCTACATGTGCTTCCTTTGTAGTTTGATTgccacaaccctaaccccaatccccCTAACCTCAATtcccctaaccataaccctaacccaccttaACCTACGCAGGCTTCCTCTGtagttttatttatatatcagGGTCACAACCCcaaccttaccctaaccctaacccacctaacccttaccctaatgctaacctaaccataactcAACGAACCCGAGCCctaccctaacccgaacccacCTGATCCTAAcccacctaaccctaatgaaCCTAACCCCtcaccataaccctaacctaaccctaaccctaaccttaacctaactctaacccctaaccctaactcacacAGTTGTTGGTTCCACAGCCTAAAGTCAACCAGGCCAAAGGCCTTTAGGAGAAAAAGATCCTTCCTGttggaattatttaaataaaggaaGCACAAGCAGAAGATATCCTGGTGAAACATGAGAAGAAAGTAAAGCTGCTGCGACAGCACACTGGGACTCTAAAGTCTGGCTTAAGTGTGAGGTTCTGGAAGCTCCAATATGAAGGTGGACCTTCACCTTATCATTGAAAGTTGAAGGAAAGATCACACCAAGACTGCCTGCACATCTAACTCCAAATGAAGAGATCTAAAAG
The sequence above is drawn from the Takifugu rubripes chromosome 6, fTakRub1.2, whole genome shotgun sequence genome and encodes:
- the fbxw2 gene encoding F-box/WD repeat-containing protein 2, encoding MEKAAFEGWLESVSTTFLSLNDQQRNQSLDHLISLSGAEQLRHLSNGLETLLKRDFLRLLPLELAFYLMRWLDPETLLTCCLVCKQWNKVISSCTEVWQGVCRKLGWRIDESIQDASHWKGVYLKAKLRMMQLKDEEAFETSSLIGHSARVYALYYKDGLLCTGSDDLSVKLWDVRTGQCIYGIQTHTCATVKFDEQKLVTGSFDNTIACWEWSTGAKIQHFRSHTGAVFSVDYNDELDLLVSGSADFTVKVWALSAGACLNTLTGHTEWVTKVILQKSEVESVVHSPGDYILLSADKYEIKVWPLGREINCKCLKTLSVSEDRSISLQPRLQFDGRYIVCSSDLGVYQWDFASFEIVRVIKTREPANLSLLRFGEVFALFFDNHFLYVMDLRTEDIWGRWPLPPYRKSKRGSSFLAGVTSWLNGLDGHNDSGLVFATSMPDHSIHLVLWKENG